One Novipirellula galeiformis DNA segment encodes these proteins:
- a CDS encoding DUF4159 domain-containing protein — MMKNVHSFAEVQETFSSKYLRLLTKMAGGRQLGTLLFVGLLLGLGGLHSGTAAAIDPASVQRAIDRGVTYLRSSQNERGGWNEYGSQSCGLSSLCTLALLNAGVSRDDPDMVRAMRYLRLFEPEETYSVALQTLVYCQLGAAGDLDRIRRNVRWLIDSQRNQGVPANRVGSWSYGRGMGNGDPSNAQFAVLALGAAKDRGIEIEAEVFQRAIAYWQTIQRSDGGWGYGSSQPATGSMTCAGIASMIIGRDGTAGGSSKIAGDKIQCCGSESAEKDPVEAGLKWLGDRFTTEVNPGGDSMTFFYYLYALERVGRLSGRRFIGGHDWYREGAEQLLAVHDQFQGFWSGAAPMESNRDIATSFALLFLSKGKRQVVVGQLQYDSQPSNQWRSHPEGVKHLVRHVERDWGRDLTWQTIIGQPDKQSVATVEDLLQTPVLMIRGKNALNFSEPLVKNLGEYIEQGGTILFEADGGDGCGDASAFEASVRELCATWFEGAPLDRLPPSHPVWFAQHEVDPAAIPLIGDDFWVYGVQACCRTAVFYVPNSLSCRWELSDVLLSRREVSESARKQIDLAIRLGENVIAYATGRELKDKLDKRVVLDASDAPQPTRGTIEIAMLSLDAGGEEARRAIPNAADLIRQRIPIEIIAADQPIRIEAKGLNSVPVLWLHGRTEFELTADQRKGLAEFIQNGGFVVGTAICGNEAFAKSFRHQLSLLLPDSPLQTMPSSHRALTDAFGGFDITSVTIRKPTDRGAGQVIDRRTGAPVIEFATVDNMANVFFSPLDISCALESQNSVQCPGYPTEDAAKIVANLILFALNQ, encoded by the coding sequence ATGATGAAAAACGTACATTCCTTTGCCGAGGTACAGGAAACCTTCTCGTCGAAGTATCTTAGACTGCTAACGAAGATGGCGGGAGGACGTCAGCTTGGAACCCTGCTTTTTGTAGGCCTTTTATTGGGGCTGGGGGGGCTCCATTCGGGGACTGCGGCGGCGATTGATCCGGCCAGTGTCCAGCGAGCGATCGATCGCGGGGTTACCTATCTTCGCAGTTCGCAAAATGAACGCGGGGGCTGGAACGAGTATGGCAGCCAATCGTGCGGTTTGTCCTCGCTTTGCACGTTGGCTCTGTTGAACGCAGGCGTCTCACGCGATGACCCCGATATGGTGCGGGCGATGCGTTATCTGAGGTTGTTCGAGCCCGAGGAAACGTATTCGGTCGCCCTGCAAACGCTCGTTTATTGTCAACTGGGGGCCGCCGGTGACCTGGATCGCATCCGCCGCAACGTGCGCTGGTTAATCGATTCACAACGCAACCAGGGCGTGCCAGCGAATCGCGTGGGAAGTTGGAGCTATGGGCGTGGGATGGGCAACGGCGACCCCTCTAATGCGCAGTTCGCGGTGCTGGCGCTCGGTGCGGCAAAAGATCGCGGTATCGAGATTGAAGCGGAGGTGTTCCAGCGCGCCATCGCCTATTGGCAAACGATCCAGCGCAGCGATGGGGGCTGGGGTTACGGCAGCAGCCAGCCGGCGACCGGAAGTATGACCTGTGCGGGGATTGCATCGATGATCATCGGCCGCGATGGGACGGCCGGGGGCAGTTCAAAAATTGCGGGTGACAAAATCCAGTGCTGTGGTAGCGAGTCCGCTGAGAAGGATCCCGTCGAGGCTGGATTGAAATGGCTGGGCGATCGATTTACCACCGAGGTGAATCCAGGTGGCGATTCGATGACCTTTTTCTACTACCTGTATGCACTCGAACGCGTCGGACGGTTGTCGGGGCGACGGTTCATCGGCGGTCACGATTGGTATCGCGAAGGTGCCGAACAATTACTCGCCGTGCATGACCAATTCCAAGGGTTTTGGTCAGGGGCGGCGCCGATGGAAAGCAATCGGGATATCGCGACTTCGTTTGCATTGCTGTTCCTCAGTAAAGGCAAACGACAAGTCGTCGTGGGCCAGTTGCAATACGATAGCCAACCTAGCAATCAATGGCGATCGCATCCCGAAGGGGTGAAGCATTTGGTGCGTCATGTCGAGCGAGATTGGGGGCGCGATCTCACCTGGCAAACGATCATCGGCCAACCCGACAAGCAATCGGTCGCCACGGTCGAAGATTTATTGCAAACGCCCGTGCTGATGATTCGCGGGAAAAATGCACTCAATTTTTCGGAGCCGTTGGTGAAGAACCTGGGCGAATACATCGAACAGGGCGGCACGATTTTGTTCGAAGCTGACGGCGGCGACGGTTGTGGTGATGCGTCGGCGTTTGAAGCAAGCGTGCGAGAATTGTGTGCGACTTGGTTTGAAGGAGCACCGCTGGACCGTTTGCCGCCGAGCCATCCGGTCTGGTTTGCCCAACACGAAGTGGACCCGGCGGCGATTCCCTTGATCGGCGACGATTTTTGGGTCTACGGGGTTCAGGCATGTTGCCGAACCGCGGTGTTCTACGTTCCCAATTCATTGTCGTGCCGTTGGGAATTGAGCGATGTGTTGCTCTCACGCCGTGAGGTTTCCGAATCGGCACGCAAGCAAATTGACCTCGCGATCCGACTTGGCGAAAACGTGATCGCCTATGCCACCGGACGCGAACTCAAGGATAAACTCGACAAACGCGTGGTGTTGGACGCCAGCGATGCTCCGCAGCCAACTCGGGGGACGATCGAAATCGCAATGTTGTCGCTCGATGCGGGAGGCGAAGAGGCTCGGCGAGCGATTCCCAACGCCGCGGATCTCATTCGTCAGCGGATTCCGATCGAGATTATCGCTGCGGATCAGCCGATTCGAATCGAAGCGAAAGGGCTGAACTCCGTCCCCGTGCTCTGGTTGCATGGTCGTACGGAGTTTGAATTGACCGCAGATCAGCGCAAGGGGTTGGCTGAATTTATCCAAAATGGCGGCTTCGTTGTGGGCACGGCGATTTGCGGAAACGAGGCGTTTGCGAAATCATTTCGGCATCAGCTGAGCTTGCTACTGCCCGATTCACCGTTGCAAACGATGCCGAGTTCGCATCGTGCCTTGACCGATGCGTTTGGCGGTTTTGACATCACTTCGGTGACGATCCGCAAGCCGACTGATCGGGGAGCGGGGCAAGTGATCGATCGTCGCACCGGAGCCCCTGTCATTGAGTTTGCCACGGTCGACAATATGGCCAACGTCTTTTTCTCGCCGCTGGATATTAGTTGTGCCCTAGAGAGCCAGAACTCCGTCCAATGCCCAGGCTATCCGACCGAAGACGCCGCCAAGATTGTGGCGAATTTGATTTTGTTTGCGCTCAATCAATAG
- a CDS encoding AAA family ATPase, with product MLREFSQHQQTMRAELGKVIVGQSDTIEQLLAAIFTRGHCLLEGVPGLAKTLMVSTLAEILDVSFKRIQFTPDLMPSDITGTQVMEENESGRRSFRFVQGPIFTNILLADEINRTPPKTQAALLEAMQERQVTVGSETYPLSPPFFTIATQNPIEQEGTYPLPEAQLDRFMFNIKVGYPSASEEEQILTSTTRGESHTVNKVLSSRAILNIQKLVSSIAVNPLVIRYVAQLVRATRPKDETAPSYIRELVDWGAGPRAGQNLINGGKAIAAMNGRFSVDPSDIQRIAKPVLRHRIATNFQAQAEGMDTDAIIDRLLQDIPVPAPEKMTK from the coding sequence GTGTTACGCGAGTTTTCTCAGCACCAACAAACGATGCGTGCCGAGCTTGGCAAAGTCATTGTGGGGCAATCCGATACGATCGAGCAACTGCTTGCCGCAATCTTTACCCGCGGCCATTGCTTGCTCGAAGGCGTGCCCGGACTCGCCAAAACGTTGATGGTTAGCACGTTGGCCGAAATCCTTGACGTCTCATTCAAGCGAATTCAGTTTACACCCGACCTGATGCCCTCGGATATCACCGGCACTCAGGTGATGGAAGAAAATGAGTCGGGGAGGCGAAGTTTCCGCTTCGTCCAAGGTCCCATCTTTACCAACATTCTGCTCGCCGACGAGATCAACCGCACGCCGCCCAAAACCCAGGCGGCCCTGCTCGAAGCGATGCAGGAGCGCCAGGTCACCGTCGGCTCCGAAACGTATCCCTTGTCCCCTCCCTTTTTCACGATCGCGACGCAAAACCCCATTGAGCAAGAAGGGACCTACCCGCTTCCCGAAGCTCAACTCGACCGTTTTATGTTTAACATCAAAGTCGGTTACCCGAGTGCGAGTGAAGAAGAACAAATTTTGACTTCGACGACGCGTGGCGAATCGCACACGGTCAATAAAGTGTTATCCTCGCGAGCGATTTTGAATATCCAAAAGTTGGTTTCCAGCATCGCCGTCAATCCGCTGGTGATTCGCTATGTCGCCCAGCTCGTGCGCGCCACGCGTCCGAAAGACGAAACCGCGCCGTCCTACATACGCGAATTGGTCGATTGGGGAGCCGGACCCCGCGCGGGACAAAACTTGATCAACGGCGGGAAAGCGATCGCCGCGATGAACGGGCGATTCAGTGTCGATCCGAGTGACATCCAACGGATCGCCAAGCCAGTGCTGCGGCACCGCATCGCCACCAATTTCCAAGCCCAAGCCGAAGGCATGGATACCGACGCGATCATCGACCGTCTGCTGCAAGACATTCCCGTTCCCGCTCCGGAAAAAATGACGAAGTAG